Proteins encoded by one window of Anas platyrhynchos isolate ZD024472 breed Pekin duck chromosome 14, IASCAAS_PekinDuck_T2T, whole genome shotgun sequence:
- the CDHR2 gene encoding cadherin-related family member 2 isoform X1 translates to MIRAAAQKLIIDELGYSRRQRSLVVSGCRQSAACVQHPQRGTAASGNAPPIFDTSIEYVPEDLLIGEVAFVLKATDLDGDTLSYSISGADAFYFNVNQSTGVVTLRNLLDRESQARLTLTVTVSDGINDATSRKLTVIVEDRNDNAPVFKGLPYETSVPENMMAGSIIYTISATDADTGNAAKVSYSILEVIPDNAKNFWLFYILPNGSVVLNGSLDYATNTFYQLKILAQDGGGPLYGVTVFQNSTTYFSITVIDLPNLNPRFLNEPYSGSVSENSPLGVSVLTVTATDRDTGVNDEIFYSITNASVPFAINMTTGIITVSGWLDREQLPSEEMLLEVLAREKNLDIHGSVANATTMVTILVVDVNDNKPEFYQCSLPSCNFTKSQNNFTGSIIEHSSSKVPVSNLSIVARDPDKGINSTFELYLQGGSASAFSVSPTTIVGTGEVQILVQNPSEVDYEISHVMVVQLIANDTGNPANCCSVATVTVNLIDTNDHFPEFPQSVYVLSVMENSPAGTIIAPNITAYDPDSGAYGQITYQLLPDTILTTFTVNATSGAVLVSPGASLDRETRSIYYANIQAKDGGDMMNTALLEIYVLDENDNAPIVTGSYFISVEEGQNVSMEVKAIDNDEPNTPNSELGFRILPGLFSDNFTINETTGQMHSKGPLDREALDDKDGQLVVTVEVYDHGVPPLSTQVNVTITVADINDNTPVFLEQSYEFSIFESSSDSFVGTVVATDADKTEINFRISFRLQSGSGSSNFLIRSHQLGTGNYSGQLSVDPDTTMDYDTLQQKSFYLTVVAENTATDIARNASVPVVVHVLDVNDEPPSIVPTSQTVTVRENGTQQGLVYTVSASDPDTNHSLVIEELQVTCLNGSQSAGNVCWDWFVLLPNGSLLVNSSEIDFEQCDMVKLTLRAEDLYTEKGDRYSKNGTLTINIEDINDNAPVFLPISETFVVVPDVSTVGLQVATVRATDEDSGSGGEIAFSIFKVVFMEENGNNRTLENLFKVVTTVEQKIYVGSIQVASNLDSSLKGKYEVTVNAQDRTAPQNTAQTVLTIFTVDQSYRIRLQFSVPVEEVQRNLEDIKATLTIATKATVYVVAISNPDNSRAARAQVKSVMDAYFVYSNGTALDINQLSQLIQSDSQVLLKLVDMGLAIIGSGEVTETNKETQLIGIIAGLAAFLVLFILIMTLVLVLTTRSYKRKLNAMKALKAATTLSPTVAQQGAGIPGTNQYNAEGANPMLNLPMDLSHDLGFHEDTSSLASINSLDENKVDSPKDNNPKAKPHKSHPMDPTEDKVLVAALDAKEPTKMAYINNTFSTTDL, encoded by the exons ATGATCCGAGCCGCGGCGCAGAAG TTAATCATTGATGAACTTGGGTACAGCAGGAGGCAAAGGTCTCTGGTGGTGtcagggtgcaggcagagcGCAGCCTGCGTGCAGCATCCCCAGCGAGGCACCGCAG CTTCAGGCAACGCGCCCCCCATCTTCGACACGAGCATCGAGTACGTGCCCGAGGACCTGCTGATAG GCGAAGTCGCTTTCGTGCTGAAGGCCACTGACTTGGATGGGGACACGCTCAGCTACTCCATCAGCGGTGCGGATGCCTTCTACTTCAACGTTAACCAAAGCACGGGGGTCGTGACCCTGAGGAACCTCTTGGACCGGGAG TCCCAGGCCAGGCTCACCCTCACCGTCACCGTGTCCGACGGCATCAACGACGCG aCCTCCAGGAAGCTGACGGTCATTGTGGAGGACCGCAACGACAACGCCCCGGTCTTCAAGGGCCTGCCCTATGAAACCTCCGTCCCCGAG AACATGATGGCGGGCAGCATCATCTACACCATCTCTGCCACCGACGCCGACACGGGGAACGCTGCCAAGGTCAGCTACAGCATCCTGGAG GTGATCCCGGACAACGCGAAGAATTTCTGGCTCTTCTACATCCTGCCCAACGGCAGCGTGGTGCTCAACGGCTCGCTGGACTACGCCACCAACACCTTCTACCAGCTGAAGATCCTCGCCCAG GACGGCGGGGGGCCGCTGTACGGGGTGACAGTGTTCCAGAACAGCACCACCTACTTCTCCATCACCGTCATCGACCTGCCCAACCTGAACCCGCGCTTCCTCAACGAGCCCTACTCTGGCTCCGTGTCCGAGAACAGCCCGCTG GGTGTCTCCGTGCTGACCGTCACCGCCACCGACAGGGACACGGGGGTGAACGATGAGATCTTCTACAGCATCACCA ATGCCAGCGTCCCCTTCGCCATCAACATGACCACGGGCATCATCACCGTCAGCGGCTGGCTGGACCGCGAGCAGCTGCCCAGCGAGGAGATGCTGCTGGAGGTCCTG gCGCGGGAGAAGAACCTGGACATCCACGGCTCAGTGGCCAATGCCACCACGATGGTGACAATCTTGGTGGTCGATGTCAATGACAACAAGCCCGAGTTCTACCAgtgctccctccccagctgcaacTTCACCAAGAGCCAGAACAACTTCACGGGCAGCATCATCGAGCACTCCTCCTCCAAAGTGCCCGTGTCCAACCTCAGCATCGTGGCCCGCGACCCCGACAAG GGCATCAACAGCACTTTCGAGCTGTACCTGCAGGGTGGCAGCGCCAGCGCCTTCAGCGTGTCCCCCACGACGATCGTGGGCACGGGGGAGGTCCAGATCCTGGTGCAGAACCCGTCTGAGGTGGACTACGAGATCAGCCATGTCATGGTGGTGCAG CTCATCGCCAACGACACGGGGAACCCCGCAAACTGCTGCTCGGTGGCCACCGTGACCGTCAACCTCATCGACACCAACGACCACTTCCCTGAGTTCCCGCAGAGCGTATACGTGCTGAGCGTGATGGAGAACAGCCCCGCGGGCACCATCATCGCCCCAAACATCACG GCTTATGATCCAGACAGCGGTGCCTATGGCCAGATCACCTACCAGCTGCTCCCGGATACCAT CCTCACAACCTTCACGGTGAACGCCACGAGCGGGGCGGTGCTGGTGTCGCCGGGAGCCTCGCTGGACCGGGAGACTCGCTCCATCTACTACGCCAACATCCAGGCCAAGGACGGGGGCGACATGATGAACACGGCGCTGCTGGAGATCTACGTGCTGGACGAGAACGACAACGCGCCCATCGTCACCGGCTCCTACTTCATCTCTGTGGAAGAAGGGCAGAACGTCAGCATGGAGGTCAAG GCCATCGACAACGACGAACCCAACACCCCCAACAGTGAGCTGGGCTTCAGGATCCTGCCGGGGCTGTTCAGCGACAACTTCACCATCAACGAGACCACGGGGCAGATGCACAGCAAGGGGCCACTGGACCGCGAGGCGCTGGATGACAAGGACGGGCAGCTGGTGGTGACGGTGGAGGTGTACGACCACGGGGTGCCACCGCTCAGCACCCAGGTCAACGTCACCATCACCGTGGCG GACATCAACGACAACACGCCCGTGTTCCTCGAGCAGTCCTACGAGTTCTCCATCTTCGAAAGCTCCTCAG ATTCCTTCGTGGGTACCGTGGTGGCCACAGACGCCGACAAGACGGAGATCAATTTCCGCATCTCCTTCCGGCTGCAGAGCGGCAGCGGCTCCAGCAACTTCTTGATCCGCTCCCACCAGCTGGGGACGGGCAACTACAGCGGGCAGCTGTCCGTGGACCCCGACACGACCATGGACTACGACACCCTGCAGCAGAAGAGCTTCTACCTGACGGTGGTGGCGGAGAACACGGCCACCGACATCGCCAGGAATGCCAGCGTCCCGGTGGTGGTCCACGTCCTGGACGTCAACGACGAGCCCCCCTCCATCGTGCCGACCTCGCAGACCGTGACCGTGAGGGAGAACGGCACGCAGCAGGGGCTGGTCTACACCGTGAGCGCCTCCGACCCCGACACCAACCACTCGCTGGTCATCGAGGAGCTGCAGGTCACCTGCCTTAACGGTTCCCAAAGCGCCGGGAACGTGTGTTGGGACTGGTTTGTGCTGCTGCCCAACGGCTCGCTGCTGGTCAACAGCTCGGAGATCGACTTCGAGCAGTGTGACATGGTGAAGCTGACGCTGCGGGCTGAAGACCTCTACACTGAGAAGGGCGACCGCTACAGCAAGAACG GAACCCTGACCATCAACATCGAGGACATAAACGACAACGCGCCggtcttcctgcccatctctgaGACCTTTg TGGTTGTCCCTGACGTCTCTACTGTGGGCCTGCAAGTGGCTACCGTGAGG GCCACGGATGAAGACTCGGGGAGTGGAGGAGAAATCGCTTTCTCCATCTTCAAAGTGGTGTTCATGGAGGAGAATGGGAACAACCGGACCTTGGAGAACCTCTTCAAGGTGGTGACCACGGTCGAGCAGAAAATCTACGTGGGGAGCATCCA GGTGGCCAGCAACCTCGACAGCTCGCTGAAGGGGAAGTACGAGGTGACGGTGAACGCTCAGGACCGCACAGCCCCGCAGAACACGGCACAGACCGTGCTGACT ATCTTCACCGTGGACCAGAGCTACCGCATTCGCCTCCAGTTTTCCGTACCGGTGGAGGAAGTGCAGAGAAATTTGGAAGACATCAAAGC GACCCTGACCATCGCCACCAAGGCCACGGTCTACGTGGTGGCCATCAGCAACCCCGACAACAGCCGTGCCGCCCG ggcGCAGGTCAAGTCGGTGATGGATGCGTACTTCGTCTACAGCAACGGCACCGCCCTGGACATCAACCAGCTGAGTCA GCTGATCCAGAGCGACTCGCAGGTCCTGCTCAAACTGGTGGATATGGGGCTAGCCATCATC GGCTCCGGGGAGGTGACGGAGACCAACAAGGAGACGCAGTTGATCGGCATCATCGCGGGGCTGGCGGCGTTCCTGGTCCTCTTCATCCTCATCATGACCCTGGTCTTGGTTCTCACCACCAGGAG CTACAAGAGGAAGCTGAATGCCATGAAGGCGCTGAAGGCGGCCACGACGCTCAGCCCCACCGTggcccagcagggagctggcatCCCCGGGACCAACCAGTACAACGCTGAGGG GGCCAACCCCATGCTGAACCTGCCCATGGACCTGTCCCACGACCTGGGCTTCCACGAGGACACCAGCTCCCTGGCCAG CATCAATTCCCTGGATGAGAACAAAGTGGATTCGCCCAAGGACAACAACCCCAAGGCCAAG CCGCATAAATCACACCCCATGGACCCCACCGAGGACAAGGTGCTGGTGGCCGCCCTGGACGCAAAGGAGCCCACCAAAATGGCATACATCAACAACACCTTCAGCACCACAGACTTGTGA
- the CDHR2 gene encoding cadherin-related family member 2 isoform X2: MNLGTAGGKGLWWCQGAGRAQPACSIPSEAPQVGAGGWGSARDVPQVLCRALRAPGRMAQPSLLLLPFLLAAASGNAPPIFDTSIEYVPEDLLIGEVAFVLKATDLDGDTLSYSISGADAFYFNVNQSTGVVTLRNLLDRESQARLTLTVTVSDGINDATSRKLTVIVEDRNDNAPVFKGLPYETSVPENMMAGSIIYTISATDADTGNAAKVSYSILEVIPDNAKNFWLFYILPNGSVVLNGSLDYATNTFYQLKILAQDGGGPLYGVTVFQNSTTYFSITVIDLPNLNPRFLNEPYSGSVSENSPLGVSVLTVTATDRDTGVNDEIFYSITNASVPFAINMTTGIITVSGWLDREQLPSEEMLLEVLAREKNLDIHGSVANATTMVTILVVDVNDNKPEFYQCSLPSCNFTKSQNNFTGSIIEHSSSKVPVSNLSIVARDPDKGINSTFELYLQGGSASAFSVSPTTIVGTGEVQILVQNPSEVDYEISHVMVVQLIANDTGNPANCCSVATVTVNLIDTNDHFPEFPQSVYVLSVMENSPAGTIIAPNITAYDPDSGAYGQITYQLLPDTILTTFTVNATSGAVLVSPGASLDRETRSIYYANIQAKDGGDMMNTALLEIYVLDENDNAPIVTGSYFISVEEGQNVSMEVKAIDNDEPNTPNSELGFRILPGLFSDNFTINETTGQMHSKGPLDREALDDKDGQLVVTVEVYDHGVPPLSTQVNVTITVADINDNTPVFLEQSYEFSIFESSSDSFVGTVVATDADKTEINFRISFRLQSGSGSSNFLIRSHQLGTGNYSGQLSVDPDTTMDYDTLQQKSFYLTVVAENTATDIARNASVPVVVHVLDVNDEPPSIVPTSQTVTVRENGTQQGLVYTVSASDPDTNHSLVIEELQVTCLNGSQSAGNVCWDWFVLLPNGSLLVNSSEIDFEQCDMVKLTLRAEDLYTEKGDRYSKNGTLTINIEDINDNAPVFLPISETFVVVPDVSTVGLQVATVRATDEDSGSGGEIAFSIFKVVFMEENGNNRTLENLFKVVTTVEQKIYVGSIQVASNLDSSLKGKYEVTVNAQDRTAPQNTAQTVLTIFTVDQSYRIRLQFSVPVEEVQRNLEDIKATLTIATKATVYVVAISNPDNSRAARAQVKSVMDAYFVYSNGTALDINQLSQLIQSDSQVLLKLVDMGLAIIGSGEVTETNKETQLIGIIAGLAAFLVLFILIMTLVLVLTTRSYKRKLNAMKALKAATTLSPTVAQQGAGIPGTNQYNAEGANPMLNLPMDLSHDLGFHEDTSSLASINSLDENKVDSPKDNNPKAKPHKSHPMDPTEDKVLVAALDAKEPTKMAYINNTFSTTDL; the protein is encoded by the exons ATGAACTTGGGTACAGCAGGAGGCAAAGGTCTCTGGTGGTGtcagggtgcaggcagagcGCAGCCTGCGTGCAGCATCCCCAGCGAGGCACCGCAG GTGGgcgctgggggctgggggagcgccCGGGACGTGCCCCAGGTTCTGTGCCGTGCACTGCGGGCTCCAGGCAGGATGGCACAgccctcgctgctgctgctcccgtTCCTCCTGGCAGCAG CTTCAGGCAACGCGCCCCCCATCTTCGACACGAGCATCGAGTACGTGCCCGAGGACCTGCTGATAG GCGAAGTCGCTTTCGTGCTGAAGGCCACTGACTTGGATGGGGACACGCTCAGCTACTCCATCAGCGGTGCGGATGCCTTCTACTTCAACGTTAACCAAAGCACGGGGGTCGTGACCCTGAGGAACCTCTTGGACCGGGAG TCCCAGGCCAGGCTCACCCTCACCGTCACCGTGTCCGACGGCATCAACGACGCG aCCTCCAGGAAGCTGACGGTCATTGTGGAGGACCGCAACGACAACGCCCCGGTCTTCAAGGGCCTGCCCTATGAAACCTCCGTCCCCGAG AACATGATGGCGGGCAGCATCATCTACACCATCTCTGCCACCGACGCCGACACGGGGAACGCTGCCAAGGTCAGCTACAGCATCCTGGAG GTGATCCCGGACAACGCGAAGAATTTCTGGCTCTTCTACATCCTGCCCAACGGCAGCGTGGTGCTCAACGGCTCGCTGGACTACGCCACCAACACCTTCTACCAGCTGAAGATCCTCGCCCAG GACGGCGGGGGGCCGCTGTACGGGGTGACAGTGTTCCAGAACAGCACCACCTACTTCTCCATCACCGTCATCGACCTGCCCAACCTGAACCCGCGCTTCCTCAACGAGCCCTACTCTGGCTCCGTGTCCGAGAACAGCCCGCTG GGTGTCTCCGTGCTGACCGTCACCGCCACCGACAGGGACACGGGGGTGAACGATGAGATCTTCTACAGCATCACCA ATGCCAGCGTCCCCTTCGCCATCAACATGACCACGGGCATCATCACCGTCAGCGGCTGGCTGGACCGCGAGCAGCTGCCCAGCGAGGAGATGCTGCTGGAGGTCCTG gCGCGGGAGAAGAACCTGGACATCCACGGCTCAGTGGCCAATGCCACCACGATGGTGACAATCTTGGTGGTCGATGTCAATGACAACAAGCCCGAGTTCTACCAgtgctccctccccagctgcaacTTCACCAAGAGCCAGAACAACTTCACGGGCAGCATCATCGAGCACTCCTCCTCCAAAGTGCCCGTGTCCAACCTCAGCATCGTGGCCCGCGACCCCGACAAG GGCATCAACAGCACTTTCGAGCTGTACCTGCAGGGTGGCAGCGCCAGCGCCTTCAGCGTGTCCCCCACGACGATCGTGGGCACGGGGGAGGTCCAGATCCTGGTGCAGAACCCGTCTGAGGTGGACTACGAGATCAGCCATGTCATGGTGGTGCAG CTCATCGCCAACGACACGGGGAACCCCGCAAACTGCTGCTCGGTGGCCACCGTGACCGTCAACCTCATCGACACCAACGACCACTTCCCTGAGTTCCCGCAGAGCGTATACGTGCTGAGCGTGATGGAGAACAGCCCCGCGGGCACCATCATCGCCCCAAACATCACG GCTTATGATCCAGACAGCGGTGCCTATGGCCAGATCACCTACCAGCTGCTCCCGGATACCAT CCTCACAACCTTCACGGTGAACGCCACGAGCGGGGCGGTGCTGGTGTCGCCGGGAGCCTCGCTGGACCGGGAGACTCGCTCCATCTACTACGCCAACATCCAGGCCAAGGACGGGGGCGACATGATGAACACGGCGCTGCTGGAGATCTACGTGCTGGACGAGAACGACAACGCGCCCATCGTCACCGGCTCCTACTTCATCTCTGTGGAAGAAGGGCAGAACGTCAGCATGGAGGTCAAG GCCATCGACAACGACGAACCCAACACCCCCAACAGTGAGCTGGGCTTCAGGATCCTGCCGGGGCTGTTCAGCGACAACTTCACCATCAACGAGACCACGGGGCAGATGCACAGCAAGGGGCCACTGGACCGCGAGGCGCTGGATGACAAGGACGGGCAGCTGGTGGTGACGGTGGAGGTGTACGACCACGGGGTGCCACCGCTCAGCACCCAGGTCAACGTCACCATCACCGTGGCG GACATCAACGACAACACGCCCGTGTTCCTCGAGCAGTCCTACGAGTTCTCCATCTTCGAAAGCTCCTCAG ATTCCTTCGTGGGTACCGTGGTGGCCACAGACGCCGACAAGACGGAGATCAATTTCCGCATCTCCTTCCGGCTGCAGAGCGGCAGCGGCTCCAGCAACTTCTTGATCCGCTCCCACCAGCTGGGGACGGGCAACTACAGCGGGCAGCTGTCCGTGGACCCCGACACGACCATGGACTACGACACCCTGCAGCAGAAGAGCTTCTACCTGACGGTGGTGGCGGAGAACACGGCCACCGACATCGCCAGGAATGCCAGCGTCCCGGTGGTGGTCCACGTCCTGGACGTCAACGACGAGCCCCCCTCCATCGTGCCGACCTCGCAGACCGTGACCGTGAGGGAGAACGGCACGCAGCAGGGGCTGGTCTACACCGTGAGCGCCTCCGACCCCGACACCAACCACTCGCTGGTCATCGAGGAGCTGCAGGTCACCTGCCTTAACGGTTCCCAAAGCGCCGGGAACGTGTGTTGGGACTGGTTTGTGCTGCTGCCCAACGGCTCGCTGCTGGTCAACAGCTCGGAGATCGACTTCGAGCAGTGTGACATGGTGAAGCTGACGCTGCGGGCTGAAGACCTCTACACTGAGAAGGGCGACCGCTACAGCAAGAACG GAACCCTGACCATCAACATCGAGGACATAAACGACAACGCGCCggtcttcctgcccatctctgaGACCTTTg TGGTTGTCCCTGACGTCTCTACTGTGGGCCTGCAAGTGGCTACCGTGAGG GCCACGGATGAAGACTCGGGGAGTGGAGGAGAAATCGCTTTCTCCATCTTCAAAGTGGTGTTCATGGAGGAGAATGGGAACAACCGGACCTTGGAGAACCTCTTCAAGGTGGTGACCACGGTCGAGCAGAAAATCTACGTGGGGAGCATCCA GGTGGCCAGCAACCTCGACAGCTCGCTGAAGGGGAAGTACGAGGTGACGGTGAACGCTCAGGACCGCACAGCCCCGCAGAACACGGCACAGACCGTGCTGACT ATCTTCACCGTGGACCAGAGCTACCGCATTCGCCTCCAGTTTTCCGTACCGGTGGAGGAAGTGCAGAGAAATTTGGAAGACATCAAAGC GACCCTGACCATCGCCACCAAGGCCACGGTCTACGTGGTGGCCATCAGCAACCCCGACAACAGCCGTGCCGCCCG ggcGCAGGTCAAGTCGGTGATGGATGCGTACTTCGTCTACAGCAACGGCACCGCCCTGGACATCAACCAGCTGAGTCA GCTGATCCAGAGCGACTCGCAGGTCCTGCTCAAACTGGTGGATATGGGGCTAGCCATCATC GGCTCCGGGGAGGTGACGGAGACCAACAAGGAGACGCAGTTGATCGGCATCATCGCGGGGCTGGCGGCGTTCCTGGTCCTCTTCATCCTCATCATGACCCTGGTCTTGGTTCTCACCACCAGGAG CTACAAGAGGAAGCTGAATGCCATGAAGGCGCTGAAGGCGGCCACGACGCTCAGCCCCACCGTggcccagcagggagctggcatCCCCGGGACCAACCAGTACAACGCTGAGGG GGCCAACCCCATGCTGAACCTGCCCATGGACCTGTCCCACGACCTGGGCTTCCACGAGGACACCAGCTCCCTGGCCAG CATCAATTCCCTGGATGAGAACAAAGTGGATTCGCCCAAGGACAACAACCCCAAGGCCAAG CCGCATAAATCACACCCCATGGACCCCACCGAGGACAAGGTGCTGGTGGCCGCCCTGGACGCAAAGGAGCCCACCAAAATGGCATACATCAACAACACCTTCAGCACCACAGACTTGTGA